In Lepisosteus oculatus isolate fLepOcu1 chromosome 17, fLepOcu1.hap2, whole genome shotgun sequence, a genomic segment contains:
- the mrpl57 gene encoding large ribosomal subunit protein mL63, which yields MFLTAVLLRKGIPGKQWIGKYRRPRQVTWQMQRNVVKRLEVEAGNEYWLSRPCMTREQERGHVAERRLQNWLGFKAAKAANFPEHRFVTDHLNHLNVTKKWTVS from the coding sequence ATGTTCCTCACGGCAGTTTTGCTCCGAAAGGGCATTCCGGGGAAGCAGTGGATTGGGAAGTACCGGCGCCCCCGGCAGGTCACCTGGCAGATGCAGCGCAACGTGGTGAAGAGGCTGGAGGTGGAGGCGGGGAACGAGTACTGGCTGAGCCGCCCCTGCATGACCAGGGAGCAGGAGCGGGGGCACGTGGCCGAGCGCCGCCTGCAGAACTGGCTCGGCTTCAAGGCGGCCAAAGCAGCGAACTTCCCCGAGCATCGGTTTGTCACGGATCATCTCAACCACTTGAACGTCACCAAGAAGTGGACGGTCTCCTAA
- the LOC102698162 gene encoding creatine kinase M-type isoform X2, producing the protein MSLIRLNRLSPEEEFPSLSWNHTFMAKVLTLQMYKRQYNRATDSGFTFDDIIRPGLEDPGDATGPVSVGCVAGDAQSYIVFCDFFDRVIELYHQGYKMTSTQQSDFNYNNLKGWDELDSQCVVSCEVRAGRCVEGFSFPPHCSRGERRRLLSLAKTALSHLDGEAGGTLYSLQELAGHSLDIPSEAMLRTGVARDWPDARAKWTSQDKSLVVWVNVEDHLQLVCTGTGCNIKEAFKCLCVSLQKLEELYKRMGHPFIWKEHLGYVLSSPAQVGTGLRASMQVRLKHLHQHKQLGNILERLRLQMANTGSAGGGVFEVCTAQTIGFTEVELLQLLVDGVKLLLLMDKTLEQPGGTIKHLMPAQK; encoded by the exons ATGTCTTTGATCCGCCTGAACAGGCTGTCCCCTGAAGAGGAGTTTCCTTCCCTGAGTTGGAACCATACATTCATGGCGAAGGTCTTGACCCTTCAAATGTACAAACGGCAGTACAATCGAGCCACCGACAGCGGATTCACCTTCGATGATATCATCCGCCCCGGACTTGAAGACCCAG GGGATGCCACAGGCCCAGTGTCAGTGGGCTGTGTGGCAGGAGACGCCCAGTCCTATATCGTCTTCTGCGACTTCTTCGACCGCGTCATCGAACTCTACCACCAGGGCTACAAAATGACCAGCACCCAGCAGAGTGACTTCAACTACAACAACTTGAAG GGGTGGGATGAACTGGACAGCCAGTGTGTAGTTAGTTGTGAGGTGCGTGCAGGGCGCTGTGTCGAAGGCTTCTCCTTCCCACCACACTGCAGCAGAGGAGAGCGCAGACGGCTTCTCTCGCTGGCCAAGACAG CCCTTAGCCACCTGGATGGCGAAGCAGGAGGTACACTGTACTCTCTGCAGGAGCTGGCAGGGCACTCCTTGGACATCCCTTCAGAAGCCATGCTAAGGACCGGAGTGGCGAGGGACTGGCCTGATGCTCGGGCAAAATG GACCAGTCAGGACAAAAGCCTAGTTGTCTGGGTAAACGTGGAGGATCACCTTCAGCTGGTCTGTACAGGCACAGGCTGCAACATTAAAGAGGCATTTAAATGCCTGTGTGTCAGCCTGCAGAAG CTGGAGGAGCTGTACAAGAGGATGGGGCACCCGTTCATATGGAAGGAGCACCTTGGGTACGTGCTGAGCTCTCCAGCTCAGGTGGGGACCGGCCTGAGGGCCAGCATGCAGGTGAGGCTCAAGCACCTCCACCAGCACAAGCAGCTGGGAAACATCCTGGAGAGACTGCGCCTACAAATGGCCAACACAG GCTCTGCAGGCGGTGGTGTCTTTGAGGTCTGCACTGCACAGACCATCGGCTTCACCGAAGTggagctgctgcagctgctggtGGACGGGGTGAAACTGCTCCTGCTCATGGACAAGACGCTGGAGCAGCCAGGCGGGACCATCAAACACCTCATGCCTGCTCAGAAGTAG
- the LOC102698162 gene encoding creatine kinase M-type isoform X1 produces MWKLRPPVDSPLVGRYKPVLEEKKPVDPMSLIRLNRLSPEEEFPSLSWNHTFMAKVLTLQMYKRQYNRATDSGFTFDDIIRPGLEDPGDATGPVSVGCVAGDAQSYIVFCDFFDRVIELYHQGYKMTSTQQSDFNYNNLKGWDELDSQCVVSCEVRAGRCVEGFSFPPHCSRGERRRLLSLAKTALSHLDGEAGGTLYSLQELAGHSLDIPSEAMLRTGVARDWPDARAKWTSQDKSLVVWVNVEDHLQLVCTGTGCNIKEAFKCLCVSLQKLEELYKRMGHPFIWKEHLGYVLSSPAQVGTGLRASMQVRLKHLHQHKQLGNILERLRLQMANTGSAGGGVFEVCTAQTIGFTEVELLQLLVDGVKLLLLMDKTLEQPGGTIKHLMPAQK; encoded by the exons ATGTGGAAACTCAGAC CTCCAGTTGATTCCCCACTGGTCGGAAGATACAAGCCTGTTTTAGAG GAGAAGAAGCCTGTAGACCCCATGTCTTTGATCCGCCTGAACAGGCTGTCCCCTGAAGAGGAGTTTCCTTCCCTGAGTTGGAACCATACATTCATGGCGAAGGTCTTGACCCTTCAAATGTACAAACGGCAGTACAATCGAGCCACCGACAGCGGATTCACCTTCGATGATATCATCCGCCCCGGACTTGAAGACCCAG GGGATGCCACAGGCCCAGTGTCAGTGGGCTGTGTGGCAGGAGACGCCCAGTCCTATATCGTCTTCTGCGACTTCTTCGACCGCGTCATCGAACTCTACCACCAGGGCTACAAAATGACCAGCACCCAGCAGAGTGACTTCAACTACAACAACTTGAAG GGGTGGGATGAACTGGACAGCCAGTGTGTAGTTAGTTGTGAGGTGCGTGCAGGGCGCTGTGTCGAAGGCTTCTCCTTCCCACCACACTGCAGCAGAGGAGAGCGCAGACGGCTTCTCTCGCTGGCCAAGACAG CCCTTAGCCACCTGGATGGCGAAGCAGGAGGTACACTGTACTCTCTGCAGGAGCTGGCAGGGCACTCCTTGGACATCCCTTCAGAAGCCATGCTAAGGACCGGAGTGGCGAGGGACTGGCCTGATGCTCGGGCAAAATG GACCAGTCAGGACAAAAGCCTAGTTGTCTGGGTAAACGTGGAGGATCACCTTCAGCTGGTCTGTACAGGCACAGGCTGCAACATTAAAGAGGCATTTAAATGCCTGTGTGTCAGCCTGCAGAAG CTGGAGGAGCTGTACAAGAGGATGGGGCACCCGTTCATATGGAAGGAGCACCTTGGGTACGTGCTGAGCTCTCCAGCTCAGGTGGGGACCGGCCTGAGGGCCAGCATGCAGGTGAGGCTCAAGCACCTCCACCAGCACAAGCAGCTGGGAAACATCCTGGAGAGACTGCGCCTACAAATGGCCAACACAG GCTCTGCAGGCGGTGGTGTCTTTGAGGTCTGCACTGCACAGACCATCGGCTTCACCGAAGTggagctgctgcagctgctggtGGACGGGGTGAAACTGCTCCTGCTCATGGACAAGACGCTGGAGCAGCCAGGCGGGACCATCAAACACCTCATGCCTGCTCAGAAGTAG